CAGACCATCGCTCCTCACAGAGCTGTGGCCCCTGGGGGCCGAGGCTGACGAGCTGAGTCTCTTCGTCTCATTCTCTTTATATTCATTCAACATGTAATAGTTTTTGTAACATCGAACAAATGTAGGTAATAAAAACTTTACAAAAATGTTCTGGAGATGTcccaggatgaagaagaggagccgtacacatagaagacgaagacgtccacttggacagACGAGGacgttccagatgttttggtgatgagggccgacgccgtgtggacgagctgtaaacaacaacactgatctttacacagcagagtttagacgccatgtcccgcctcctgctgctctacaggctccacccctcacctgaatgtccccacgtgttcctgttgttgtgaacgagtcgtgaaacactgactacacaacatgtctacacaacatgactacacaacatgtctacacaacatgtccacacaacatgtctacacaacatgactacacaacatgtctacacaacatgactacacaacatgtctacacaacatgactacacaacatgtctacacaacatgtccacacaacatgtctacacaacatgactacacaacatgtctacacaacatgactacacaacatgtctacacaacatgactacacaacatgtctacacaacatgtctacacaacatgtctaaacaacatgtctacacaacatgactacacaacatgtctacacaacatgactacacaacacgtctacacaacatgtctacacaacatgtagaggagagagagagaccaggtgACAcaggtgtgagagagagggaccaGGGGATGAATCAGAGCTAAGCTAACAGCTGCACCTGCTGACCTgaagcgcgtgtgtgtgcgcgtgcactCACCAGCAGCTAACAGTGTTGCAAACGTTCACAGACTCAGAACTGGATATTAGAAGATTGGAAATCgttgcctggtctgatgagtctCGATTTCATTCATGGTCAGAATTTGGTGTAAACGACATGAAAGCGTGGATCCGTCCTCGTATCAAGGTTCAGGCTGGTGGAGGTGTAATGTGTGGGGGATGACCATGTCCATCCCTTTATGACCACACCCATCTTGTGATGGCTCCTCCCAGCAGGAGAAGGCACCATGTCACAAAGATcttctcaaactggtttctcaTGACAGTGAGGTCACTGTGCTCCAGTCGAGAACCtctgggaggtggaggagcaggagattcACATCGTGGATGTGCAGccgacaaatctgcagcaactgtgTGATGCTGTCAGTTCAACATGAACCAAATCTGTGAGGGatgtttccaacaccttgttgaatctGTGCTACGAAGAATTAAAGCAGTTCTGAAGGCAAAGGGTCCGAACCAGtactagcaaggtgtacctCATAAAGTGGCCTGTGagagtatatacatatatatatatattaactgtACAGGGAAACATGgcacacactgagacagacaaagacaaagggtcCAAACCAGtactagcaaggtgtacctCATAAAGTGGCCTGTGagagtatatacatatatatatatattaactgtACAGGGAAACATGgcacacactgagacagacaaagacaaagggtcCGAACCAGtactagcaaggtgtacctaataaagtggctggtgagagtatatatatatatatatatatgtatatatatatatatatatgtgtgtaagAGGGTCAGTTGTGATATATAACAATAAACactgactgtatttaaagaatAAGGTTCAGGATTTgaaacagaatcagaatcaggttttattgccaagcaagtttacacatacaagagATGTGCTGTGTATTTCTATTCATCACTTTGCTTTGTGTCGGTGCAGCTCAGCTGAGAGGTTTCACTCTCCTCTGTCATCACAGTATGAACGGGATCAGAGCTTTCCTGCAGCGAGGGTAGTCCTCAAACCTCCTCCTGTAGTAtctgcagacagaggagacatCTGAGTGAAACATCACCTACAACTAaagtctgagtcagtgtctctgcacatgttctggatcttctcctgcagcctccactAAAACATCTGTaagatgtcagagtgagtccatgagagaaaacatctggaaccttgaaactgaagaacacaaacaacaacactgatctttaccatagactgtacataagatctttacacagtttagacgtcatgtcccgcctcctgctgctctacaggctccgcccctcgcctgaatgtccccacatgttcctgttgttgtgaacgagtcgacaatctgctacacacactgactacacaacatgactacacaacatgaccacacaacatgactacacaacatgaccacacaacatgactacacaacatgtctacacaacatgtctacacaacacgactacacaacatgactacacaacatgaccacacaacatgactacacaacatgaccacacaacatgtctacacaacacgactacacaacatgtctacacaacacgactacacaacatgactacacaacacgactacacaacatgactacacaacatgaccacacaacatgtctacacaacacgactacacaacatgtctacacaacatgtctacacaacatgtgtaCACAACATGtgtacacaacatgactacacaacatgaccacacaacatgactacacaacatgaccacacaacatgactacacaacatgtctacacaacatgaccacacaacatgtctacacaacatgactacacaacatgaccacacaacatgtccacacaacatgtctacacaacatgaccacacaacatgtctacacaacatgactacacaacagtCGGTACACATTGTACCCAGCTCATGATGGTTGGCGTGTCCTACCTGTGGTGGTGGTACGCTCTGGGCCCAATGGAGCAGATCGTGAAGAAAGCGAAGGCGAAGGTTGGTAAAGACGACACGGCGACGGCATAACCACACCACTCCACGATCTCACCGAAGAAGTTCGCCCCCGACACGAACTCAAACATCCCCCCTGAGAGAAGAAGTGATGCCACAGTGAGCTCAGGTTCATGTCCTTCAATAATCAACAGTGGATCTGGAGTGAAGCTTGATTACACCAGTAACCGGTTTAGATCTGGTGTGGATCCGGTGTGAATCTGGTGTGGATCAGGTTTAGATCTGGTTCAGATCTGGTGTGGATCTGGTTCAGATCTGGTGTGGATCTGGTTTAGATCTGGTGTGAATCTGGTGTGGATCAGGTTTAGATCTGGTGTGGATCTGGTTTAGATCTGGTGTAGATCTGGATCTGGAGGGATCCTGCTCCGAGGTCTTGAGTACCGTGGGGGATCCTGTAGACGACCTCTCCAGGTTTCCTGAGGCTGCGCAGGATGTGGTCACTGTGGATGTTGATGCTCAGACCGACAACAAACAGAAGGAAAcctgcaaacaggaagtgacacgtTATCATGTGACCATGAGCAGCTGATCTCAGGTCAGCAGGGTCTTCCTggactgtgactgtgtgataAAACTGACCTTTAACATGAAGGCGTCGTTGTGTTGTCACGACTCACCTGCCGCCAGACGAGCGTAGGTCAGCCACGTGTCATCAAAGCGGGCGCAGTGCAGCAGGTGGTGTCCCTGCAAGAAGCCATTGAGCGAGCAGAAGATGGCGGCAAAGACGATTGTTCTCAGGGGGATGGGTCGGCCTCTGGTCAGGAAGGCGTAAATAAAACTCCTGCAGAACAGATTTCAGTCAGAGGGGCTCCGCTTGTTCTCCAGAGGATTCCAGAGACATTCAGGTTAAAAACATGATGCCagtgaagcccccccccccccccatcacagtggtgaggagatagtttcatttttcaggaactatccctttaaatgcaGCGTCTGAACTGAGACACATAATCAACTGACAGGAAGCATTagtaataaaaacaggaagtgaataaAGCAGAACTTGTGTGATGAATATTTGGTTGAATTCGACCTGTCCTCCGTGTGTTTGTTGAATAATGGGTGTGATGAGAGACGAGTCTGTCTCTATGGAGACGGAGTGACTAGAACTATTGACCAGTGGACAACAGTGGTGCAGTTGTTCAGTGGAGAGGAGTCTGAATACACAACAGTTCAACAGTGTCCAGCTCATCTGTAGCTCCTGATGATGATCATTCAAATAGCAATAACCATAATAACTTGGTCAAACTCCCTCAGGACACTTTCCATCATTTCAGAAACAAAGCGTTGACTTCAGAAACGAGCTCGTGTGAACTGAACCAAGCTGCTTCTGCCTCCACCTGAGACCTGAGCTCAGATTCTCTCATGTCTGTGTTGGGAGCATGGTGGTCGCTCTCCCATGATGCTTCAGGAGTTCCTGATCTTTCAACTATAATTCAAGTGTCATGGTCCAAACAAAGTGGAGACCACTCGTCTCTTATGAAGGAACTGGGACACTGTAACACCTTTCCCAAAGTGTCATGGCGCCGAGGATGGCTGCCGTGTCCCGAGCTCCTCACCAACTCCTCATTTCTAGTGTCGTCATGTACtttttctgtctatttttaatttttttgcagcatgacaCCGCCCGATCATTCAGTCTGATAGAGAACAACTTCTACTCATCAGGTCGctggcaaacagcaaaaaaccACCGCGACCAGACAATGGCTCGTACCCGTGGTTACCTGTTGGCGCTTCACCTGCGGGGCGCAGGACACAAAGACGGGGAGGATCCCGGGCCGGGGTCCTGGTCCGGCTGAGGAAACGCGCAAACCGGCCTCCTCTACCGAGCTTACTTCTGGCTAATGTCCAATCCCTGGATAATAAGCTGGATGAACTCCGGAGCAGGATGGCGTTTCCACGGGACATGAAGAGACTTGGCTTGACCCCTCGATCCAGGACGCACGGATTCTCCATTCATCGCCAGGACCGGACATTAAACTCAGGGAAGAGTAAGGGAGGGGGTGTCTGCTTTAAGATCGACAACAACTGGTGCTCAGATGTGGAGATCATCTCTTCGGACTGCTCTCCCAGCTTAGAGCACACCATGATCAGATGTCGGCCTTTTTACCTGCAGAGGGAGTTTACACCTGTGGCTCCACCTGCAGTGTATGTGCCGCCGCACTGACAACaacacaggaggagctgcaCGGAGTGATCGACAGCACAGAGACTTCGAGGCCGGAGGCTGCATTTATTGTGGCCGACGATTTTAACAGCAACATGAAGAAAGTCCTGCCGAAACACTATCAGCACGTCAGCTGCCCCACGCGCGGTGGAAATACACTGGACCACGTTTACTCTCCGACCGGTGACACGGACAGTCCAGACTGGACCGAGCAGTCTGCTTCAGCTCCACGGAGCGGTGTGTGTTCGAGGAGGaggacatcaacacacacacagacgaggaTAAATGGCGAGGTCCGAGCCAAACTCAAAGCTCGGGCTGTCGCGCACAGCGCCGGTGATTTGGATGAATACAGGAACTCCAGGAATGCGCTCCGGAGAGCTGTTAGCAGTGCTAAAAGACAATACAAGAACAAAGTCTGACTACAAGGGCTCCAACGCTAGAAACATGTGGTCTAGACTAAAAACTATaatataaaagaacaacaagtgGTGCGTCTCTcccagatgaactgaacacGTTTTATGCACGCTTTGAGAGACCCCGGCTGTGGAGGTACAGAAGGCTCAGGGCCCCTGCCCCCTGGTTCtaaccagtgcagatgtgtgcagatcCCTAAAAAAGATCAACACACATTAGGGCTCCTGGGCCTGACGGCATCCCTGGCCGTGCTCTCAAGGTGTGTGCAGTTCAGCTGGCAGAGGTGTTCACATGCATCTTCAACAAGTCACTGCTCCACTCTAGAGTCCCCACTTGTCTCAAAGAGTCCACCATCATTCCAGtccctaaaaagacaaagaccatCTGCCTCAACGACTACCGCCCAGCTGCACTCACCCccatcatcatgaagtgctttgagcagttagtcaaacagttcatcacctcctccctccccgactcactggaccccctgcagtttgcttacagggagaacaggtccacagccgaagccctccccctccccctccacactgcatttgcaccttataatgttttaaaaaattgcactagtactgacatctgtacttattgtttcatttgcactagtgtaagttattagtattttagttactcttatcttattttatgacacttgcatgttgagctgcttgaggtgcctgggatttaagatttccATGGCCAACATGTGAACTGTGTCAGTGATGATGTCCACACACTCTGAACCCAGAGTGACACCGGATTAGTTTGAAACTGAGTCACAAGGTTCAGATTAAGAGTCGGATCATTTCCAGACCAGCTGCTGAGTTACTTAATGTTTCTTTACTCGACGTCACTTCATTTGATGTAAAGTCGTTTACCTGTGGAAGTAATGTAACGTGAAggtgcagagcagcagcgtCCTCCCGGGCCCGCTGCCAGGATCCCCGgtgagcagcggcagcagcagcggcagcaggaaGGACGGGACCTCCTGCAGGAACCAGCCCAGTCTGGCCGAACAGCAGCGCCTGTCCGCGGACACGTAGCGGCCGTAAGCCGTCTGTCTCCAGGTCTGGTGCCACAGGTG
This is a stretch of genomic DNA from Paralichthys olivaceus isolate ysfri-2021 chromosome 8, ASM2471397v2, whole genome shotgun sequence. It encodes these proteins:
- the srd5a2a gene encoding 3-oxo-5-alpha-steroid 4-dehydrogenase 2a isoform X1 translates to MECLDEVVSSLSWSLVCGGLLHLWHQTWRQTAYGRYVSADRRCCSARLGWFLQEVPSFLLPLLLPLLTGDPGSGPGRTLLLCTFTLHYFHRSFIYAFLTRGRPIPLRTIVFAAIFCSLNGFLQGHHLLHCARFDDTWLTYARLAAGFLLFVVGLSINIHSDHILRSLRKPGEVVYRIPHGGMFEFVSGANFFGEIVEWCGYAVAVSSLPTFAFAFFTICSIGPRAYHHHSSSTRRRPSSPKHLERPRLSKWTSSSSMCTAPLLHPGTSPEHFCKVFITYICSMLQKLLHVE
- the srd5a2a gene encoding 3-oxo-5-alpha-steroid 4-dehydrogenase 2a isoform X2, whose translation is MECLDEVVSSLSWSLVCGGLLHLWHQTWRQTAYGRYVSADRRCCSARLGWFLQEVPSFLLPLLLPLLTGDPGSGPGRTLLLCTFTLHYFHRSFIYAFLTRGRPIPLRTIVFAAIFCSLNGFLQGHHLLHCARFDDTWLTYARLAAGFLLFVVGLSINIHSDHILRSLRKPGEVVYRIPHGGMFEFVSGANFFGEIVEWCGYAVAVSSLPTFAFAFFTICSIGPRAYHHHRYYRRRFEDYPRCRKALIPFIL